The following proteins are co-located in the Haloarcula marismortui ATCC 43049 genome:
- a CDS encoding DUF5791 family protein encodes MLRGEFPDAGEQSPEELLTAYGTVLAETVETVGVEVIVAEAGLDQATVTAFADGDIADRTLDEAVAVLATGPNRPDADALQAEAQDILLMGMTTAVMDVESLASGIDDELEPKEIQQKIEGRYPVTLAEYALLHSHIEGEKR; translated from the coding sequence ATGCTTCGAGGCGAGTTTCCGGACGCTGGCGAGCAGTCCCCCGAGGAGTTACTGACGGCCTACGGCACCGTGCTGGCCGAGACAGTCGAGACAGTCGGCGTTGAGGTAATCGTCGCCGAGGCCGGTCTCGACCAAGCGACAGTGACAGCGTTCGCCGACGGCGATATCGCCGACCGGACGCTTGATGAGGCGGTCGCTGTGCTGGCGACCGGGCCGAACCGGCCGGACGCGGACGCACTACAGGCCGAAGCACAGGATATCCTCCTTATGGGGATGACGACGGCTGTCATGGACGTTGAGTCTCTCGCCTCCGGTATCGACGACGAACTGGAGCCAAAAGAAATACAGCAGAAAATCGAGGGCCGCTACCCGGTGACACTGGCCGAGTATGCCCTCTTGCACAGTCACATCGAGGGGGAAAAGCGGTGA
- a CDS encoding DUF7109 family protein: MDLPPDELAGVVDLFGSLTSAELVDACGELAFKQGIDADPDAVAAAIDGAIDSYHLVAVDDHAADTDETLLVVGPVAFPALPDGAADLPHIMDVPARDLARDAVIEAVKARFREDAVMAVKNGDEDRVETLLDVSYDIEAWENVEMDGLRDRLDDV, from the coding sequence ATGGACCTGCCACCGGACGAGCTGGCTGGCGTCGTCGACCTCTTCGGTTCGCTCACCAGCGCGGAGCTCGTCGATGCCTGCGGCGAACTCGCATTCAAGCAGGGCATCGACGCCGACCCGGACGCGGTTGCTGCGGCCATCGACGGCGCTATCGACTCGTACCACCTCGTCGCCGTTGACGACCACGCCGCCGATACCGACGAGACGCTGCTGGTCGTCGGTCCGGTCGCGTTCCCGGCCCTGCCCGACGGGGCGGCTGATCTCCCCCACATTATGGACGTGCCGGCCCGCGACCTCGCACGCGACGCCGTCATTGAGGCCGTCAAGGCCCGCTTCCGAGAGGATGCGGTGATGGCCGTCAAGAACGGCGACGAGGACCGCGTCGAGACACTGCTTGACGTGAGCTACGACATCGAAGCCTGGGAGAATGTCGAAATGGACGGCCTCCGCGACCGTCTGGACGACGTATGA
- a CDS encoding NUDIX hydrolase has product MQFDRVAAHEPVVVDDEPQEAAVIAPVVTRPAGEAILFTKRADHLSDHPGQMSFPGGGREPEDDDLLRTALREANEEIGLDPLAVNVLGRLDDIRTITRYSVRPFVGRIPDRDYLPSDEEVAEIVTLPVSELTDLDNYESEHRDHPHYGEIRLHFFYVDGYTVWGATARMLVQLLELATDWRVPPEPDRYMEPDDDLPPSVRDEAE; this is encoded by the coding sequence ATGCAGTTTGACCGGGTCGCGGCCCACGAGCCAGTCGTCGTGGACGACGAGCCACAGGAGGCGGCCGTCATCGCTCCGGTCGTCACGCGACCTGCGGGCGAGGCGATACTGTTCACGAAACGCGCTGACCACCTGTCGGACCACCCCGGACAGATGTCGTTCCCCGGCGGCGGTCGCGAACCTGAAGATGATGATTTGCTTCGGACTGCACTTCGGGAAGCAAACGAGGAGATCGGGCTCGACCCGCTGGCGGTCAATGTCCTCGGCCGACTGGACGATATCCGGACCATCACGCGCTACTCCGTGCGTCCATTCGTCGGGCGGATTCCAGACCGCGACTACCTACCCTCGGACGAGGAGGTTGCGGAAATAGTCACCCTCCCGGTGTCGGAGCTGACTGATCTGGACAACTACGAGTCAGAGCACCGCGACCACCCCCACTACGGCGAGATTCGGCTCCACTTCTTCTACGTCGACGGCTACACTGTCTGGGGTGCGACGGCACGGATGCTCGTCCAGTTGCTTGAACTCGCGACCGACTGGCGGGTGCCGCCCGAACCGGACCGGTACATGGAGCCGGACGACGATTTGCCGCCGAGCGTGCGCGACGAAGCTGAGTAA
- a CDS encoding MFS transporter — MVFCINLGRVVFAPLIEPIRATTGASDATLGLLATMAWAGSALPRLPTGVLLTRISRAKVIFGSGVVLTLGTTFTAFAFDPTLLLVGAFTMGLASGVYLTAANTLVSELFPERPGRALGQHGVAAQLAAVGAPALISFVLVVGTWRTALQGIAVAAGVVTVAFTIIARRAQLPDAGSKDRDLLGAARAQWHIIVTSVATIGVAGLVWNGLFNFYVTYATSVGLSAGSGRTLLLLAFGAGVPAFYVSGRLADRLPSIPYLLTILAAFTGCVLVLPSLTGFWSLAAFSVIVGYVIHSIFPAVDAYLLGSLPDRHRASAYATYGAGMMVMQAPGSALVGRLLDAGVTFPTLLRGMGVALLVVLVAMVSLHLNGRLPSAARA; from the coding sequence ATGGTGTTCTGCATCAACCTCGGCAGAGTCGTCTTTGCACCGCTTATCGAGCCGATTCGGGCGACAACGGGAGCATCCGATGCGACACTCGGACTGCTCGCAACGATGGCCTGGGCCGGGAGCGCCCTCCCACGGCTCCCCACCGGCGTCCTGCTGACCCGGATATCGCGGGCGAAGGTCATCTTCGGCTCCGGGGTCGTGTTGACGCTTGGAACGACGTTCACCGCGTTCGCGTTCGACCCGACGTTGTTGCTCGTCGGCGCGTTCACTATGGGGCTTGCAAGCGGCGTCTACCTGACCGCAGCGAACACGCTGGTCAGTGAGCTGTTCCCGGAGCGGCCCGGTCGCGCGCTCGGGCAACACGGCGTCGCCGCCCAGCTCGCCGCCGTCGGCGCGCCGGCGCTGATCTCTTTCGTGCTCGTCGTCGGGACATGGCGAACCGCGCTGCAAGGGATAGCTGTCGCCGCGGGAGTGGTAACCGTCGCGTTCACTATCATCGCGAGACGCGCCCAGCTTCCAGACGCCGGGAGCAAAGACCGCGACCTCCTCGGCGCGGCGCGTGCCCAGTGGCACATCATTGTCACCAGCGTCGCTACCATCGGCGTCGCGGGACTGGTCTGGAACGGGCTGTTCAATTTCTATGTCACATACGCCACGAGCGTCGGCCTGTCCGCGGGGTCGGGTCGGACGCTCCTGTTGCTCGCGTTCGGTGCCGGCGTGCCGGCCTTCTACGTCAGTGGTCGGCTGGCCGACCGGCTCCCGTCGATTCCGTACCTGCTGACGATACTTGCGGCATTTACCGGCTGCGTGCTGGTGTTGCCGTCGCTGACCGGTTTCTGGTCGCTGGCCGCGTTCAGCGTTATCGTCGGCTACGTCATCCACAGCATCTTCCCGGCGGTGGACGCGTACCTGCTCGGCTCGCTCCCGGACCGTCACCGCGCGAGCGCCTACGCCACATACGGCGCGGGGATGATGGTGATGCAGGCCCCCGGGAGTGCGCTTGTCGGACGGCTACTTGACGCCGGCGTCACGTTTCCGACGCTGCTTCGCGGCATGGGCGTCGCGTTGCTCGTCGTCCTCGTCGCGATGGTGTCGCTACACCTTAATGGCCGGCTGCCGAGTGCCGCCCGAGCCTAA
- a CDS encoding HVO_0758 family zinc finger protein: MDSVRKALRAGDVEKDNYGRLSCTSCDEPLATENDPDEVGKVRVCPECDGKWKELS; the protein is encoded by the coding sequence ATGGACTCAGTGAGGAAGGCCCTCCGGGCCGGCGATGTCGAGAAGGACAACTACGGACGGCTCTCCTGTACCAGCTGTGACGAGCCGCTTGCGACGGAGAACGACCCGGACGAGGTCGGGAAAGTGCGCGTCTGCCCCGAGTGCGACGGCAAGTGGAAGGAACTCAGCTAG
- a CDS encoding DUF7286 family protein, with the protein MVTVRDDTRGRVPFALLGVLLLVSSLTLAPTFVSEPAPSETAVERALDEATAETQVAVRDGVSTAGQQAAANPVITPANTPAGRVLNDSTAFRDALRIRAYLRVADRLERVSGRSGDVTVTASLPAVSNMRGLRAAKRRVSVERAGPNKTAMRATVEDVVLTVRRNGAVVSTRRVSPTVVVPTQALMLHDQVSTYQTRLNNGLDKPGLSQRMTARLYPMAWARGYAQYGGAGIENVVANRHVSLAANGALLGVQRSTFGRSDPAGRRALKEATAVTGIKDIIRGSRGTAVSSDVVGQAQYKPISETPPRPKSTTGPSSTDSMTVGVNETADTAFRSVTKPSALNETLEDAYTVEVALETDKHRLGGGPPGTPSSPGTEWTLVADRTTTTTEAVGNASGGVATPDGWHALETFSRTVERQYTRTAVWQNGSVRRRTATSSTVRYRVTVAVVGRHHGRSPAPNRSIRTAHDASPSPLNGSNLADVEPKAMDVLVSHTGGRDGVAERVVDDSLSRTEATVTADRPPELRNWVYRDLMTLRASVRNTTVTVERGRVGTFETNPPQELRERVGQRRATLAAVPDTYDSAAQKARVAARLTYLNAVSAELDKQASARNGHRKRVDAQLTERTEGSLRALRKGLTARETRVPRSRPVPVGPAGPVRTRVDTQTPYLTLAELDERRYRALDGREHPLVARNVNVFTVPYGDAADAVVGGAFESGDRVRLATAANTLAAANETLEAGSNATLASERDALQREVAAANTEMTTTLWLAVSQHTEAEQDESKAIVTEAMSPWETSAARALALTNGSAQERVARVAGARLNLTRVERDRLRLQLLSVDTPATRPTLESTNGTASAVRSVAKDELSSALANAGEQKVQQLAKKRLGTDRLPAGLPLAPPVTPWYATANIWWVTVEGEYARFAVSASHGPPSEPGAQTTYARDGHNVTLDVDGDGTGERLGTADRVSFRAETGVVVVVPPKPRGVGDKGGNGVEESSGWPDAGS; encoded by the coding sequence GTGGTCACCGTGAGAGACGACACTCGCGGCCGCGTCCCCTTCGCGTTGCTCGGCGTTCTCCTGCTGGTGAGCAGTCTCACGCTGGCCCCAACGTTCGTCAGCGAACCGGCTCCAAGCGAAACAGCCGTTGAGCGGGCACTTGACGAGGCCACGGCGGAGACACAGGTCGCCGTGCGGGACGGCGTCTCGACGGCTGGCCAGCAGGCAGCGGCGAACCCAGTCATCACGCCGGCCAACACACCCGCTGGTCGGGTCCTGAACGACTCGACAGCGTTTCGGGACGCGCTCAGAATCCGCGCCTATCTCCGGGTCGCAGACCGACTGGAGCGCGTCTCCGGCCGAAGCGGTGACGTGACCGTGACCGCCAGCCTGCCGGCGGTTTCTAACATGCGCGGTCTCCGAGCGGCGAAACGCCGCGTCTCGGTCGAACGTGCTGGGCCGAACAAAACCGCGATGCGGGCGACGGTCGAGGATGTCGTTCTGACGGTTCGGCGCAACGGCGCAGTGGTTTCGACGCGGCGCGTTTCGCCGACTGTTGTCGTTCCGACGCAGGCGCTCATGCTCCACGACCAGGTGTCAACCTACCAGACGCGGTTGAACAACGGTCTGGACAAGCCGGGCCTGAGCCAGCGGATGACAGCGCGGCTGTACCCGATGGCGTGGGCGAGGGGGTACGCGCAATACGGCGGCGCTGGCATCGAAAACGTCGTCGCAAACCGGCACGTCTCGCTGGCGGCGAACGGCGCACTGCTCGGCGTCCAGCGGTCGACCTTCGGCCGGAGTGACCCGGCGGGTCGCCGTGCGCTGAAAGAGGCAACAGCGGTGACCGGAATCAAAGACATCATTCGGGGCAGCAGGGGAACCGCTGTCTCCAGCGACGTGGTCGGCCAAGCCCAGTACAAGCCGATCAGTGAGACACCGCCGCGTCCGAAATCCACAACGGGTCCAAGCTCGACCGATTCGATGACCGTTGGCGTCAACGAGACGGCCGACACCGCGTTCCGGTCCGTCACCAAGCCGTCAGCGCTCAACGAGACGCTCGAAGACGCATACACGGTCGAGGTAGCGCTGGAAACCGACAAACATCGACTGGGCGGGGGGCCGCCGGGGACGCCGTCGTCGCCGGGCACCGAGTGGACACTGGTCGCCGACCGGACGACCACCACTACGGAGGCAGTCGGGAACGCCAGCGGCGGTGTTGCGACACCGGACGGCTGGCACGCATTGGAGACGTTTAGCCGGACTGTCGAGCGCCAGTACACGCGGACCGCCGTCTGGCAGAACGGGTCAGTACGTCGGCGCACAGCTACCTCAAGCACTGTTCGCTATCGGGTGACTGTCGCCGTCGTCGGCCGCCATCACGGGCGTTCACCGGCACCGAACCGCTCGATTCGGACCGCGCACGATGCCAGCCCGAGTCCGCTGAACGGGTCGAACCTTGCCGACGTGGAGCCGAAAGCAATGGACGTGCTCGTCAGTCACACCGGGGGTCGGGACGGAGTGGCCGAGCGAGTCGTCGACGACAGCCTCAGCCGGACAGAGGCGACAGTGACGGCTGACCGACCGCCAGAGCTGCGGAACTGGGTGTATCGGGACCTGATGACTCTGCGGGCGTCAGTCCGTAACACGACCGTCACCGTTGAGCGCGGACGTGTCGGGACCTTCGAGACGAATCCTCCGCAGGAACTCCGAGAACGGGTCGGACAGCGTCGTGCTACCCTTGCGGCCGTGCCGGACACCTACGACAGCGCGGCCCAGAAGGCACGCGTCGCGGCCCGGCTGACCTATCTGAACGCGGTGTCGGCGGAGTTGGACAAGCAGGCCTCGGCGCGGAACGGTCACCGGAAGCGAGTCGACGCACAGCTAACGGAACGCACCGAGGGGTCGCTGCGTGCCCTCCGGAAAGGGTTGACCGCTCGTGAGACGCGCGTCCCCCGGTCACGCCCGGTCCCGGTCGGTCCGGCCGGCCCCGTCAGGACACGGGTCGATACGCAGACGCCGTATCTGACGCTGGCCGAACTGGACGAGCGTCGGTATCGCGCTCTCGACGGACGAGAGCACCCGCTGGTAGCGCGGAACGTGAACGTGTTCACGGTCCCGTACGGCGACGCCGCTGACGCCGTCGTTGGCGGTGCATTCGAGAGTGGTGACAGGGTACGCCTCGCAACGGCAGCGAACACACTCGCGGCCGCAAACGAAACCCTCGAAGCGGGGTCAAACGCCACGCTCGCTTCGGAACGCGACGCACTCCAGCGGGAGGTTGCGGCGGCCAACACGGAGATGACGACGACGCTCTGGCTGGCAGTCTCCCAGCACACTGAGGCTGAACAGGACGAGAGCAAGGCGATTGTCACTGAAGCGATGTCGCCGTGGGAAACATCGGCGGCCAGAGCACTGGCGCTGACCAACGGCTCCGCTCAGGAACGGGTCGCCCGCGTCGCCGGTGCCCGACTGAACCTCACGCGGGTCGAACGCGACCGCCTCCGCCTGCAACTGCTTTCGGTCGATACGCCGGCGACCAGACCGACGCTGGAGTCGACGAACGGGACGGCCTCGGCGGTGCGGTCCGTTGCGAAAGACGAACTGAGCAGCGCTCTGGCGAATGCCGGCGAACAGAAGGTCCAGCAGCTCGCGAAGAAGCGGCTTGGAACGGACAGGCTCCCAGCGGGCCTCCCGCTGGCACCGCCAGTTACCCCCTGGTACGCGACGGCGAACATCTGGTGGGTGACTGTGGAGGGCGAGTACGCACGGTTCGCCGTCTCCGCGAGTCACGGTCCGCCGAGCGAGCCCGGCGCACAGACCACCTATGCGCGTGATGGGCACAACGTCACGCTTGACGTGGACGGCGACGGCACAGGCGAGCGATTGGGAACCGCCGACCGCGTCTCGTTCCGAGCCGAGACGGGCGTTGTCGTCGTCGTGCCACCCAAACCGCGCGGGGTCGGTGACAAGGGCGGCAACGGTGTGGAAGAATCGAGTGGGTGGCCGGACGCAGGCTCCTGA
- a CDS encoding DUF7388 family protein: MTTLTGATLAAAGIDAVALKPTEVDVSQATALDVETLAIDYEGAAHVPETDVIERLASTANVRVTTPVRANGFDPLGDDSGFDTLPADARHVLVAGHSAYLSDDEAARAVAPRLRAAVDDTSNPWVGTEGIERLALAVGGTQYELLSRTTARDVRTLRTAGFDGSIAVYAPLVLSNSEDAMLDAVGDYTARRGPVRNALPDGAPTDSRATGRTRDVLKQAIRDYALVGSVETVAERTKRLHDIGVDTIVGYPARGLDPFLS; this comes from the coding sequence ATGACCACGCTTACCGGTGCGACACTGGCGGCCGCCGGCATCGACGCGGTGGCACTCAAGCCGACAGAAGTGGACGTGTCGCAGGCGACAGCCCTCGATGTTGAGACGCTCGCAATCGACTACGAGGGAGCGGCCCACGTCCCAGAGACGGACGTTATCGAGCGACTTGCATCGACTGCCAACGTACGCGTCACCACGCCGGTCCGGGCCAACGGCTTCGACCCGCTGGGCGATGACAGCGGGTTCGACACGCTGCCGGCAGATGCGAGACACGTGCTGGTTGCCGGCCACAGCGCGTATCTCTCAGATGATGAGGCCGCACGGGCCGTCGCACCGCGGTTACGGGCGGCCGTCGACGATACCAGCAATCCGTGGGTCGGTACCGAGGGCATCGAGCGACTCGCGCTGGCAGTCGGAGGCACACAGTACGAACTTCTCTCGCGGACGACCGCCCGCGATGTTCGGACGCTCCGGACGGCGGGCTTCGACGGGTCGATTGCCGTGTACGCCCCGCTGGTGCTCTCGAACAGCGAGGACGCGATGCTGGACGCCGTCGGCGACTACACGGCCCGGCGCGGCCCGGTTCGGAACGCACTGCCCGACGGCGCGCCGACGGACAGCCGAGCGACGGGTCGGACTAGAGACGTACTCAAACAGGCTATCCGCGATTACGCGCTCGTCGGCTCCGTCGAGACAGTCGCCGAGCGAACCAAGCGACTCCACGACATCGGTGTCGACACGATTGTCGGCTACCCGGCGCGTGGACTCGACCCCTTCCTCTCGTAA
- a CDS encoding SDR family oxidoreductase has translation MTERVAILGCGYVGLELGQQLQDDYEVVGVRRSDGGIAAIEDAGFEAVRADVTDPESLSAVPDTDWLVFAASSGGRGAEAAREVYVEGLRTAIDHFWSRADPPERLVYTSSTGVYGDHGGAWVDEETPLDPQTEKTEVLAEAERVARERPVEYGGHGSVARFAGLYGPDRYRLDRYLEGPVTAGYLNMVHRADAAGAVRHLLTENHRDEVVLVVDDKPVEKWAFADWLAEQCDVSFPPKQTTEERLADESLSETAKRRIQTSKRCSNDRLHELGYEFEYPTFREGYRDAVRDYRQN, from the coding sequence GTGACGGAGCGCGTCGCCATTCTGGGTTGTGGCTACGTCGGCCTCGAACTCGGACAGCAGTTGCAAGACGACTACGAGGTCGTGGGCGTTCGCCGGTCCGACGGCGGCATCGCGGCTATCGAGGACGCCGGCTTCGAGGCGGTCCGGGCCGACGTAACCGACCCCGAGTCGCTGTCGGCGGTGCCGGATACCGACTGGCTCGTCTTCGCCGCAAGCTCCGGCGGTAGGGGTGCCGAGGCCGCCCGCGAGGTGTACGTCGAGGGGCTCCGGACAGCTATCGACCACTTCTGGTCGCGGGCCGACCCGCCCGAGCGACTGGTGTACACTTCCAGTACCGGTGTCTACGGCGACCACGGCGGCGCGTGGGTCGATGAGGAGACGCCGCTGGACCCACAGACCGAGAAGACCGAAGTGCTGGCCGAAGCGGAGCGGGTCGCCCGCGAGCGTCCCGTGGAATACGGCGGCCACGGCTCGGTCGCTCGCTTCGCCGGCCTGTATGGCCCGGACCGCTACCGACTGGATCGGTATCTGGAAGGGCCGGTGACGGCCGGCTACCTGAACATGGTCCACCGGGCCGACGCAGCCGGTGCCGTGCGCCACCTCCTGACCGAGAACCACCGTGACGAAGTCGTGCTGGTCGTCGACGACAAACCAGTCGAAAAGTGGGCCTTTGCCGACTGGCTGGCCGAGCAGTGTGATGTCTCGTTCCCGCCGAAACAGACGACCGAAGAACGACTCGCCGACGAGAGCCTCTCAGAGACCGCAAAGCGCCGTATTCAGACGAGCAAGCGATGCTCGAACGACCGACTCCACGAACTGGGATATGAATTCGAGTACCCGACATTCCGGGAAGGGTACCGCGACGCCGTCCGAGACTACCGGCAAAATTAG
- a CDS encoding aldo/keto reductase translates to MATREATWAYRDDHDEFARTFYRRFGDGVVSSIGIGTYLGDPTDERDASYHDAIVTALESGINVVDTAINYRHQRSERVVGDAVADADVDRKAIAVATKGGFIPFDGARPADPGAFVRSEYLDTGIVDRDDLVAGQHCIAPDYIDDQIDRSLTNLGLDTIDLYYVHNPETQLKVNSREAVYDQLEATFEQLEERAAAGDINQYGVATWEAFRVPADHDSHLSLPEIVERARAAAETVGNAATHLRAIQLPFNVAMADAFTVESHDGAEGPQSALWFAHEAGLDVFTSASIMQGQLAAELPDDVAAKLSGETSAQRAINFARSAPGVTCSLVGTGSVEHARENVDAGRYEPLGADAFDAVFE, encoded by the coding sequence ATGGCTACACGGGAGGCGACCTGGGCGTACCGGGACGACCACGACGAGTTCGCACGCACGTTCTACCGCCGGTTCGGCGACGGCGTCGTCTCCAGCATCGGCATCGGCACGTACCTCGGCGACCCGACCGACGAGCGGGACGCGAGCTACCACGACGCCATCGTCACGGCGCTCGAATCCGGCATCAACGTCGTCGACACAGCAATAAACTACCGCCACCAGCGCTCCGAGCGTGTCGTCGGCGACGCCGTCGCGGACGCCGACGTGGACCGTAAGGCAATCGCTGTTGCGACGAAAGGGGGGTTCATCCCATTTGACGGGGCGCGCCCGGCTGACCCCGGCGCGTTCGTCCGGTCGGAGTACCTCGACACCGGCATCGTCGACCGCGACGACCTCGTTGCCGGCCAGCACTGCATTGCGCCCGACTACATTGACGATCAGATCGACCGGTCGCTGACGAATCTCGGACTGGATACCATCGACCTCTACTACGTCCACAATCCGGAGACGCAACTGAAAGTGAACTCCCGTGAAGCGGTGTACGACCAGCTGGAGGCGACCTTCGAACAGTTGGAGGAACGGGCGGCGGCCGGCGATATCAACCAGTACGGCGTCGCGACGTGGGAGGCGTTCCGCGTGCCCGCCGACCACGACAGCCACCTCTCGCTTCCAGAGATCGTTGAGCGCGCCCGCGCCGCGGCAGAGACGGTCGGCAACGCGGCGACGCATCTCCGCGCGATTCAGTTGCCGTTCAACGTTGCGATGGCCGACGCGTTCACGGTCGAGTCTCACGACGGCGCGGAGGGGCCACAGTCGGCGCTCTGGTTCGCGCACGAGGCCGGGTTAGACGTGTTCACCAGCGCCTCCATCATGCAGGGACAGCTAGCCGCGGAACTCCCGGACGACGTAGCGGCGAAGCTCTCGGGTGAAACGAGCGCGCAGCGCGCGATTAACTTCGCACGCAGTGCGCCGGGCGTGACCTGCTCGCTGGTCGGCACGGGGTCGGTCGAACACGCCCGGGAGAACGTCGATGCGGGCCGATACGAGCCACTCGGTGCTGACGCGTTCGACGCCGTCTTTGAGTAG
- a CDS encoding DHH family phosphoesterase — protein MTRVAVGGLQVDAAAAVASENPLLIAGVAVVLLALLGAGIWVRRYLSRTPGERLRRTLAGYDRIAVLMHPNPDPDAMASALAVSQLVAGTDTSASLLYPGEIRRPENRAFQTVLDLDFDHIETVEDINGEAVVLVDHNTARGFLGAEEVEPVAVIDHHPGNGSGDEFTDIRSDYGACATIFASYFNQLEFEFSDTQGTGSIDIDAAPAETVPCALATGLMYGIQSDTRSLTNGCQSEDFAAAAFLYDGMDSDLLNRIANPQVDAEVLDVKSRAIGKREVRAPYAFSDVGEVSNTDAIPQAADELETLEGVSAVVIVGEKEGTMRIAGRSRDDRVHIGRAIEAVVDDIPMAEGGGHARMGGGKVPVKHMAGLGPSDGVSRDDFRERVFDAMSGEL, from the coding sequence ATGACACGCGTTGCCGTCGGCGGACTCCAGGTTGACGCCGCCGCGGCGGTCGCTAGCGAGAACCCCCTGCTGATCGCTGGTGTCGCTGTGGTCCTCCTCGCCCTCCTCGGTGCCGGTATCTGGGTGCGTCGGTATCTCAGCCGAACGCCCGGCGAGCGACTGCGTCGGACGCTGGCCGGCTACGACCGGATCGCAGTGTTGATGCACCCGAACCCGGACCCGGACGCGATGGCCTCTGCTCTGGCCGTCAGCCAGCTCGTCGCCGGCACCGATACGTCAGCGTCGCTGCTGTACCCCGGGGAGATACGCCGCCCGGAGAACCGGGCCTTCCAGACGGTGCTGGATCTTGATTTCGACCACATCGAAACTGTCGAAGACATCAACGGAGAGGCCGTCGTCCTCGTCGACCACAACACGGCACGCGGCTTCCTCGGTGCCGAGGAGGTCGAACCGGTCGCCGTCATCGACCATCACCCCGGCAACGGCAGCGGCGACGAGTTCACCGACATCCGGTCCGACTACGGGGCCTGTGCGACCATCTTCGCAAGCTACTTCAATCAGCTAGAATTTGAGTTCAGCGACACACAGGGGACCGGGAGTATCGATATCGACGCAGCACCGGCAGAAACCGTCCCCTGTGCGCTGGCAACGGGGCTGATGTACGGGATTCAGTCGGACACCCGGTCGCTGACAAACGGGTGTCAGTCTGAGGACTTCGCGGCTGCCGCGTTCCTCTACGATGGGATGGACAGCGACCTCCTCAACCGCATCGCAAACCCCCAGGTCGACGCCGAAGTCCTCGACGTGAAATCCCGGGCCATCGGGAAACGGGAGGTGCGAGCGCCCTACGCGTTCAGCGATGTGGGCGAGGTGTCAAACACGGATGCGATTCCACAGGCGGCGGACGAGCTGGAGACGTTAGAGGGCGTCTCGGCAGTCGTCATCGTCGGCGAGAAGGAGGGAACCATGCGCATCGCCGGGCGCTCCCGGGACGACCGCGTCCACATCGGCCGGGCGATAGAGGCTGTCGTCGACGATATCCCGATGGCCGAAGGCGGCGGTCACGCGCGGATGGGCGGCGGGAAAGTCCCGGTCAAGCACATGGCCGGCCTCGGTCCCAGCGATGGCGTCTCCCGTGACGACTTCCGCGAACGGGTGTTCGATGCGATGAGCGGCGAACTGTAA